A genome region from Brassica oleracea var. oleracea cultivar TO1000 chromosome C2, BOL, whole genome shotgun sequence includes the following:
- the LOC106323156 gene encoding uncharacterized protein LOC106323156 — protein sequence MHQETLHYYNLWKLAVQERDEAKEQLMQSLAEASQLRQLFDTLLSYEEQIRCHQPEAKDENTQNCNHTHFPVDSPSRLSSPSPLDFGSSVYSSPFDPTFPSSQMRVVAEKTRDYETVVLEMIGGVLPENGKFFKAVSEAGSLVESMFVTGPVPKWKNPPVLLSSQITVLSNSNAGNWNYGGLEFGLGIPDRSSSGKMSQFGLMS from the coding sequence ATGCACCAAGAAACACTGCATTATTATAATCTGTGGAAACTTGCTGTCCAAGAAAGAGACGAAGCAAAGGAACAACTGATGCAGTCACTCGCCGAAGCCTCTCAGTTACGGCAACTCTTCGACACCTTACTGTCGTACGAAGAACAAATACGCTGTCATCAGCCAGAAGCCAAAGATGAGAATACTCAAAACTGTAATCACACTCACTTCCCCGTAGATTCTCCGTCGCGGCTCTCCTCTCCATCGCCGTTGGATTTTGGCTCGAGTGTTTATTCATCGCCGTTCGATCCCACCTTCCCGTCGAGTCAGATGCGTGTTGTTGCTGAGAAGACGAGGGATTACGAGACAGTCGTGCTGGAGATGATCGGTGGAGTGTTGCCGGAGAACGGTAAGTTTTTTAAGGCGGTTAGTGAAGCTGGATCGTTGGTCGAGTCAATGTTCGTAACCGGTCCGGTTCCGAAATGGAAAAATCCTCCGGTTCTGTTGTCGAGTCAAATAACGGTTTTAAGTAATAGTAACGCTGGGAATTGGAATTACGGTGGTTTGGAGTTTGGTTTGGGGATCCCAGACCGGTCTTCTTCAGGCAAAATGTCACAGTTCGGTTTGATGTCTTAA